The proteins below come from a single Pseudarthrobacter sp. SSS035 genomic window:
- a CDS encoding alpha/beta hydrolase yields the protein MFKQRVVFVHGAGPFGAAAWPRQHGMALTYDALFLRRHGFDPVAEPVESSFSEDTAIILRSLADDGRGAAGGHVVAHAEGAIAAMMAAVERPDLVFSLTLVEPACLSLTAELPATAAHRALMQPLFDVRHQLSDEDFQREFVRRMFAADLQEPATPEEKRSARRLRLQAPSWEAPLHIVPGVPTLVLTGGWEPLYEEIAGYLQETGALHRIAAGGHRPQDSAEGDRAIRSFIADVGRSRSVQAS from the coding sequence ATGTTCAAACAGCGGGTAGTGTTCGTGCACGGCGCCGGACCGTTCGGTGCCGCGGCGTGGCCCCGCCAGCACGGAATGGCCCTGACGTACGACGCCCTGTTCCTGCGGCGGCACGGCTTTGATCCCGTCGCTGAACCCGTGGAGTCCTCGTTCTCCGAAGATACCGCCATCATCCTGCGCTCACTTGCCGATGACGGTCGCGGGGCCGCCGGGGGCCATGTTGTTGCCCACGCCGAGGGCGCGATTGCGGCCATGATGGCTGCCGTCGAACGCCCCGATCTGGTGTTTTCCCTCACGCTGGTAGAACCGGCGTGTTTGTCCCTGACCGCCGAACTGCCGGCCACGGCCGCACACCGCGCCCTGATGCAACCGCTGTTCGACGTCCGGCACCAGCTCAGCGATGAAGACTTCCAGCGGGAGTTCGTGCGGCGAATGTTCGCGGCGGACCTGCAGGAGCCCGCCACGCCGGAGGAAAAGCGGTCGGCGCGCCGGCTCCGGTTGCAGGCGCCGTCCTGGGAGGCCCCGCTGCATATTGTTCCGGGCGTCCCCACGCTGGTCCTGACGGGTGGGTGGGAACCGCTCTACGAGGAGATCGCCGGATATCTGCAGGAAACCGGTGCCCTGCACCGCATCGCTGCGGGAGGACACCGGCCCCAGGACTCTGCCGAAGGTGACCGTGCCATCCGGTCCTTCATCGCCGACGTCGGCAGGTCACGCTCGGTTCAGGCTTCCTGA
- the thiC gene encoding phosphomethylpyrimidine synthase ThiC, which translates to MDQTLQPETQSLKSHSLAFIHDEATGIRVPVTEIALEPSPNGEANGPFRTYRTAGPGSDPVVGLNPFRSEWIAARGDTEPYSGRERNLLDDGKSAVRRGAASAEWKGAQPVPRRAVGGRTVTQMHYARQGVITPEMQFIALRENCDVELVRNEVAAGRAIIPNNINHPESEPMIIGKAFLVKINANIGNSAVTSSIAEEVDKLQWATQWGADTVMDLSTGDDIHTTREWLIRNSPVPIGTVPIYQALEKVNGEANALTWEIYRDTVIEQCEQGVDYMTIHAGVLLRYVPLTANRVTGIVSRGGAIMAGWCLAHHQENFLYTHFDELCRIFAKYDVAFSLGDGLRPGATADANDAAQFAELDTLAELTQRAWEFDVQVMVEGPGHVPFHLVRENVERQQELCKGAPFYTLGPLVTDIAPGYDHITSAIGATEIARYGTAMLCYVTPKEHLGLPNKDDVKTGVITYKIAAHAADLAKGHPGAHERDDALSKARFEFRWRDQFALSLDPVTAEAFHDETLPAEPAKTAHFCSMCGPKFCSMKISQDIRDEYGSADSQAAIAEAYSGMREKSAEFLAAGGKVYLPELRTPAGS; encoded by the coding sequence GTGGATCAAACGCTCCAGCCTGAAACCCAGTCACTGAAGTCCCACTCGCTGGCGTTTATCCACGATGAGGCCACCGGGATCCGGGTTCCCGTGACCGAGATCGCCCTCGAACCGTCGCCAAACGGCGAGGCGAACGGGCCTTTCCGGACCTACCGCACGGCGGGACCGGGCAGCGATCCGGTGGTGGGCCTCAACCCGTTCCGCTCAGAGTGGATCGCCGCCCGCGGAGACACCGAGCCCTACAGCGGCCGGGAGCGGAACCTGCTCGACGACGGCAAGTCGGCCGTGCGCCGCGGCGCAGCCTCTGCGGAGTGGAAGGGCGCCCAGCCGGTGCCCCGCCGCGCCGTCGGCGGCCGGACCGTCACCCAGATGCACTACGCGCGGCAGGGCGTCATCACCCCCGAGATGCAGTTCATCGCCCTCCGTGAAAATTGCGACGTGGAACTGGTCCGCAACGAGGTGGCGGCCGGCCGGGCCATCATCCCCAACAACATCAACCACCCGGAATCCGAACCCATGATCATCGGCAAGGCCTTCCTGGTGAAGATCAATGCCAACATCGGCAACTCGGCCGTGACCAGCTCCATCGCCGAGGAAGTGGACAAACTCCAGTGGGCCACGCAGTGGGGAGCTGACACGGTGATGGACCTGTCCACCGGCGATGACATCCACACCACCCGGGAATGGCTCATCCGCAACTCTCCCGTGCCCATCGGTACGGTGCCCATCTACCAGGCGCTGGAGAAGGTCAACGGCGAGGCCAACGCCCTGACGTGGGAGATCTACCGGGACACGGTCATTGAGCAGTGCGAGCAGGGCGTGGACTACATGACCATCCACGCCGGCGTGCTGCTGCGTTACGTGCCGCTGACGGCCAACCGCGTCACCGGCATCGTCTCCCGGGGCGGCGCGATCATGGCCGGCTGGTGCCTGGCCCACCACCAGGAGAACTTCCTGTACACGCACTTCGACGAGTTGTGCCGGATCTTCGCCAAGTACGACGTCGCGTTCTCCCTGGGCGACGGACTGCGCCCGGGAGCGACGGCGGACGCCAACGACGCCGCCCAGTTCGCCGAGCTGGACACCCTGGCCGAACTGACCCAGCGGGCGTGGGAATTCGATGTGCAGGTCATGGTGGAAGGTCCCGGGCACGTCCCGTTCCATCTGGTGCGGGAGAATGTGGAACGCCAGCAGGAGCTCTGCAAGGGCGCCCCGTTCTACACCCTGGGGCCGCTGGTTACTGATATTGCCCCGGGCTATGACCACATCACGTCCGCCATCGGCGCCACGGAAATCGCCCGGTACGGCACGGCAATGCTTTGCTACGTCACGCCCAAGGAACACCTAGGCCTCCCGAACAAGGACGACGTGAAGACCGGTGTGATCACGTACAAGATCGCCGCCCACGCAGCAGACCTTGCCAAAGGCCACCCCGGCGCCCATGAACGGGATGATGCCCTGTCCAAGGCCAGGTTCGAGTTCCGCTGGCGCGACCAGTTCGCGCTGTCCCTGGACCCGGTCACGGCGGAGGCCTTCCATGACGAGACGCTGCCCGCCGAACCGGCCAAAACCGCCCACTTCTGCTCCATGTGCGGCCCGAAGTTCTGCTCCATGAAGATCAGCCAGGACATCAGGGACGAATACGGTTCCGCCGATTCGCAGGCGGCCATCGCCGAGGCCTACAGCGGGATGCGCGAAAAGAGTGCGGAGTTCCTGGCCGCCGGCGGCAAGGTCTACCTCCCCGAGCTTCGGACCCCGGCCGGGAGCTGA
- a CDS encoding VOC family protein codes for MTAEATSRDLLPADLSMGTVMLKVGDMKLMTGYYQRALGLEVVAEQDGGVYLGRLQRPLVHLAAAPSLNLPGRGEAGLFHTALLFDDQASLAATVATAAQYEPRSFTGSADHLVSEAFYFNDPEGNGIELYWDRPRENWSWNGKDVVMDSLALPPQRFLEQHLTQESVAGQRASEAGVGHVHLQVGDVQSAHDFYVGTLGFEKTAGWHGQALFVSAGRYHHHMAMNVWNSRGAGPRKDTLGLGEVLIEVPSGDDVGALADRLKVAGVASHHTGAELRFEDPWRNNIRVAVR; via the coding sequence ATGACTGCAGAAGCCACCAGCCGGGATCTCCTTCCCGCCGACCTCTCCATGGGCACCGTGATGCTGAAGGTGGGCGACATGAAGCTGATGACCGGCTACTACCAGCGTGCGCTCGGCCTTGAGGTCGTCGCGGAACAGGACGGCGGCGTCTATCTTGGCCGCCTTCAACGCCCGCTGGTCCATCTCGCGGCCGCCCCGTCCTTGAATCTGCCTGGCAGGGGAGAGGCCGGGCTGTTCCACACCGCACTGCTGTTTGACGACCAGGCTTCGCTGGCCGCCACGGTAGCCACCGCCGCCCAGTACGAACCCCGGTCCTTCACAGGCAGCGCCGACCACCTCGTCAGCGAGGCCTTCTACTTCAATGACCCCGAAGGCAACGGCATCGAACTGTACTGGGACAGGCCCCGCGAAAACTGGTCCTGGAACGGGAAGGATGTAGTGATGGACAGCCTGGCACTGCCGCCGCAGCGCTTCCTCGAGCAGCACCTGACCCAGGAATCCGTGGCCGGCCAGCGGGCCAGCGAAGCCGGAGTGGGCCACGTCCACCTCCAGGTGGGCGACGTCCAGTCAGCGCACGATTTCTACGTGGGCACGCTGGGCTTCGAAAAGACCGCCGGCTGGCACGGGCAGGCGCTGTTTGTCTCTGCGGGCCGGTATCACCACCACATGGCCATGAACGTCTGGAACAGCCGCGGAGCCGGTCCCCGCAAGGACACCCTGGGCCTCGGTGAAGTGCTCATCGAGGTCCCTTCCGGGGATGACGTCGGAGCGCTCGCCGACCGCCTGAAGGTCGCCGGTGTGGCCTCGCACCACACGGGCGCCGAGCTTCGCTTCGAGGACCCGTGGCGCAACAATATCCGTGTCGCCGTCCGCTGA
- the rpsP gene encoding 30S ribosomal protein S16, translated as MAVKIRLKRFGKMRAPYYRIVVMDARSKRDGRAIEEIGKYHPTEEPSYIEVDTDRAQYWLGVGAQPSEQVAAILKITGDWQKFKGLPGQEGTLKTKAPKAAFVAPEKGSVIIPEAITKKSKQSDAAEAPAEAETTEAE; from the coding sequence GTGGCCGTAAAGATTCGCCTTAAGCGCTTTGGCAAGATGCGCGCACCGTACTACCGCATCGTCGTCATGGACGCACGCTCCAAGCGTGACGGCCGTGCCATCGAAGAGATCGGCAAGTACCACCCCACCGAAGAGCCCTCATACATCGAGGTGGACACGGACCGTGCCCAGTACTGGCTCGGCGTCGGCGCACAGCCGTCCGAGCAGGTTGCCGCGATCCTGAAGATCACCGGTGACTGGCAGAAGTTCAAGGGCCTGCCGGGCCAGGAAGGCACCCTGAAGACCAAAGCTCCGAAGGCTGCCTTTGTTGCCCCGGAAAAGGGTTCCGTGATCATCCCGGAAGCCATCACCAAGAAGTCGAAGCAGTCTGACGCAGCCGAGGCCCCGGCCGAGGCAGAGACCACCGAGGCTGAGTAG
- a CDS encoding RNA-binding protein, which produces MLAEALEHLVRGIVDSPEDVKVSSKNNRRGDTLEVRVHQDDLGRVIGRQGRTARALRTVVAALADGEPVRVDVVDTDRRR; this is translated from the coding sequence TTGCTGGCAGAAGCGCTCGAACACCTCGTCCGGGGAATCGTTGATTCGCCGGAAGATGTCAAGGTCAGCTCGAAGAACAACCGCCGCGGGGACACCCTCGAGGTTCGTGTTCATCAGGATGACCTGGGACGGGTGATCGGCCGCCAGGGTCGCACCGCACGGGCATTGCGCACCGTTGTGGCGGCACTGGCAGACGGCGAGCCGGTCAGGGTCGACGTCGTCGACACCGACCGCCGCCGCTAA
- the rimM gene encoding ribosome maturation factor RimM (Essential for efficient processing of 16S rRNA), translated as MQLQVARIGKPHGIRGEVTVQVLTDAPGDRFVPGTEFVVEPASAGPLIVEGARWNKDILLLAFEGIETRNQAETLRGAKLFIETEELDEDDDEGWYEHELVGLEARVGSQVVGKIAALHTLPVQDLLVVETPDGKEILVPFVEQIVPEVNVAEGFVLLTPPEGLFEVNDGEAGPGEAEENA; from the coding sequence ATGCAGCTTCAGGTGGCACGAATCGGCAAACCGCATGGAATCCGCGGCGAAGTGACGGTCCAGGTGCTGACCGACGCTCCGGGGGACCGGTTTGTTCCCGGTACCGAGTTTGTGGTGGAGCCTGCATCGGCTGGCCCGCTCATTGTTGAGGGTGCGCGCTGGAACAAGGACATCCTGCTGCTCGCATTCGAAGGAATCGAGACCCGCAACCAGGCAGAGACCCTGCGCGGCGCCAAGCTTTTCATCGAAACCGAAGAGCTGGACGAGGACGACGACGAAGGCTGGTACGAACACGAACTGGTAGGGCTCGAGGCGCGCGTCGGGTCGCAGGTGGTCGGCAAGATCGCCGCCCTGCACACCTTGCCCGTCCAGGACCTGCTCGTGGTTGAAACGCCGGACGGCAAGGAAATCCTTGTCCCGTTTGTGGAGCAGATCGTTCCGGAGGTCAATGTGGCCGAGGGTTTCGTTCTGCTGACGCCACCGGAGGGTCTCTTTGAGGTCAACGACGGCGAAGCCGGCCCCGGTGAAGCGGAGGAAAACGCGTAG
- the trmD gene encoding tRNA (guanosine(37)-N1)-methyltransferase TrmD encodes MRIDVVSIFPEYLAPLELSLIGKARQDGLLDLRVHDLRDFTTDKHRSVDDTPYGGGAGMVMKPEPWAQALAAVAAAAAVAGAGEAAGGAGATAAEPAKPVLIVPSPAGERFNQALAHELAEEDRLVFACGRYEGIDERVIEWAEEHFTVRPMSLGDYVLNGGEVAVLAMVEAIGRLLPGVVGNPDSLVEESHSDGLLEYPVYTKPASWRDRDVPAVLLSGNHGKIAQWRRHEQYRRTAERRPDLLEAFDAGKLPRADRTAFADLGYDVVDGHLLARRQADTSTDTGTDAST; translated from the coding sequence ATGAGAATCGACGTCGTCAGTATCTTCCCGGAGTACCTGGCGCCCCTGGAGCTCTCGCTCATAGGCAAGGCCCGCCAGGACGGCCTTTTGGACCTGCGCGTCCATGACCTGCGTGATTTCACCACCGACAAGCACCGCTCAGTGGACGACACCCCGTACGGCGGCGGCGCCGGCATGGTGATGAAGCCTGAGCCTTGGGCGCAGGCGTTGGCTGCCGTTGCCGCAGCTGCTGCTGTCGCCGGAGCCGGTGAAGCCGCAGGGGGCGCCGGGGCCACGGCGGCCGAGCCCGCCAAGCCGGTTTTGATTGTCCCGTCGCCGGCAGGGGAGCGCTTCAACCAGGCCCTGGCCCATGAGCTCGCAGAAGAGGACCGGCTGGTATTTGCCTGCGGCCGCTATGAGGGCATCGATGAGCGTGTCATCGAGTGGGCGGAAGAGCACTTCACGGTGCGCCCCATGAGCCTTGGTGACTATGTGCTGAACGGCGGCGAAGTGGCCGTTTTGGCCATGGTCGAAGCCATCGGCAGGCTGCTGCCGGGCGTTGTGGGCAACCCTGATTCCCTGGTGGAGGAGTCGCATTCGGACGGGCTGCTGGAATACCCCGTGTATACCAAGCCCGCCAGCTGGCGGGACCGGGATGTCCCGGCAGTGCTGCTGAGCGGCAACCACGGGAAGATCGCGCAGTGGCGCCGCCACGAGCAGTACCGGCGGACGGCGGAACGCCGTCCGGACCTGCTGGAAGCGTTCGACGCCGGGAAGCTGCCACGTGCCGACCGGACGGCTTTCGCCGACCTCGGGTACGACGTCGTCGACGGTCACCTCCTGGCGCGACGGCAGGCCGATACCAGCACGGACACCGGAACCGACGCCTCAACCTGA
- the rplS gene encoding 50S ribosomal protein L19, with amino-acid sequence MHILDSVDAASLRTDVPVFRAGDTLKVHVNIIEGKNSRVQVFQGFVLGRHGDGLRETFTIRKVSFGVGVERTFPVHSPIIDKIEVVSKGDVRRAKLYYMRDLRGKAAKIKEKRDFQPKK; translated from the coding sequence ATGCATATTCTCGATTCCGTAGATGCAGCCTCGCTGCGCACCGATGTTCCTGTCTTCCGCGCGGGTGACACCCTCAAGGTTCACGTGAACATCATCGAAGGCAAGAACTCCCGTGTCCAGGTATTCCAGGGCTTCGTCCTGGGCCGCCACGGCGACGGTCTTCGCGAAACCTTCACCATCCGCAAGGTCTCCTTCGGCGTCGGTGTGGAGCGTACCTTCCCGGTGCACTCCCCGATCATTGACAAGATCGAAGTTGTCTCCAAGGGTGACGTGCGCCGCGCGAAGCTGTACTACATGCGCGACCTGCGCGGCAAGGCTGCGAAGATCAAGGAAAAGCGCGACTTCCAGCCCAAGAAGTAA
- the lepB gene encoding signal peptidase I, translating into MDQTKRQPRRMGWRFASLAVLLAVAISGLVRSLWLDVYYIPSESMEPVLANGDRILVSRTDFHAEPIRRGDIVIFDGRGSFAPLHSGKGLLVDSLAVAGQWLGLAGSDTTYVKRVIGMPGDTVVCCDADGKITVNGRALNEPYLFDGDSPSVQVFSAVVPDGRLWLLGDHRSASADSRSLLGAPGGGMVPMDRVIGRPVQIVWPLDRFAAVLRPPAAGSTTEDGQ; encoded by the coding sequence ATGGACCAGACAAAACGCCAGCCCAGAAGAATGGGCTGGCGTTTTGCGTCCCTGGCAGTTCTCCTGGCCGTGGCTATCAGCGGGCTGGTCCGTTCCCTGTGGCTGGATGTCTATTACATACCGTCCGAATCCATGGAGCCGGTCCTTGCGAACGGGGACCGCATCCTGGTCTCCAGGACAGACTTCCATGCCGAACCCATCCGTCGGGGCGACATTGTGATCTTCGACGGCAGGGGTTCCTTTGCTCCCCTGCACAGTGGGAAGGGCCTCCTTGTGGATTCCCTGGCAGTGGCCGGGCAGTGGCTAGGCCTGGCCGGCAGTGACACCACGTACGTCAAACGTGTCATCGGCATGCCGGGGGACACCGTGGTTTGCTGCGATGCCGACGGAAAGATCACCGTCAACGGCCGGGCACTCAACGAGCCGTATCTGTTCGACGGAGACAGCCCAAGCGTGCAAGTCTTCAGCGCCGTGGTGCCCGACGGAAGACTTTGGCTGCTCGGTGACCACCGCTCGGCGTCCGCTGATTCGCGCAGCCTGCTCGGTGCGCCCGGCGGAGGCATGGTGCCAATGGACCGTGTCATCGGCAGGCCGGTCCAGATCGTTTGGCCACTTGATAGATTTGCTGCAGTACTACGGCCGCCAGCGGCAGGATCAACAACAGAGGACGGACAGTAA